A region of the Pseudoliparis swirei isolate HS2019 ecotype Mariana Trench chromosome 21, NWPU_hadal_v1, whole genome shotgun sequence genome:
CCCCTgaccatccctttagttcccatgtgtccccctgaccatccctttagttcccatgtgtccccctgagcatccctttagttcccatgtgtccccctgaccatccctttagttcccacgtgtccccctgagcatccctttagttcccacgtgtccccctgaccatccctttagttcccatgtgtccccctgagcatccctttagttcccacgtgtccccctgagcatccctttagttcccacgtgtccccctaagcatccctttagttcccacgtgtccccctgagcatccctttagttcccatgtgtccccctgaccatccctttagttcccatgtgtccccctgagcatccctttagttcccatgtgtcccctgagcatccctttagttcccatgtgtcccctgagcatccctttagttcccatgtgtcccctgaccatccctttagttcccatgtgtcccctgagcatccctttagttcccatgtgtcccctgagcatccctttagttcccacgtgtcccctgagcatccctttagttcccacgtgtccccctgagcatccctttagttccaatgtgtcccctgagcatccctttagttcccatgtgtcccctgagcatccctttagttcccatgtgtcccctgagcatccctttagttcccacgtgtcccctgagcatccctttagttcccatgtgtcccctgagcatccctttagttcccatgtgtcccctgagcatccctttagttcccatgtgtcccctgaccatcctttagttcccacgtgtcccctgagcatccctttagttcccacgtgtcccctgagcatccctttagttcccatgtgtcccctgagcatccctttagttcccatgtgtccccctgagcatccctttagttcccacgtgtccccctgagcatccctttagttcccatgtgtcccctgagcatccctttagttcccatgtgtcccctgagCATCGCTGTAGTGCCCATGTGTCCCcgtgagcatccctttagttcccatgtgtccccctgagcatcctGTTAGTTCCCAAGTGGTGCGGGCCAGAAGGGACCAAAGGGACTTTCGGGCCACATCTGGGGAATTCACCGAATGttccttttgttcctttttGTCTAGCCCTGAGTGGTAGTCTTGTTCCCGGGTTTCCCGAGTCCTTCGACACCTGGTGGCCACCCCTGAACTGACGGGTATGGACCCAGTGCCTGCAGCAGCTGGTGGTatcgacgctgagcgaccccccaaccctgggctccctgctgggtcgGTTCTGTCCGGGTGgtgaggaggctcctggagctgtggaggcagaggctgaccgggacGGAGAGAAGCCTCCTCATGGAATACAGCCAAGGAAAGAccgagccggaccctgcagacctcTTCCCCAAGATCTCCCTGAGCCTGgagctagggggactcaccggccccctgctaactACACCGTGCTCAGAAACATGTACACgacacaaagcagacaagaagactctGTATTGTAACAGTGACCAGGGCACAGACCGGTCCGGACTGCGCAACAgacgcccactgtgtggtcagagacctggtccagagtggaggatCTCATGTAAACCTGCCCTCAAGGAACGGACTGCCCACCTATAGTGGATggtttacacggtgctgtcgcctCCAAGGCTCTTTCTGTTCTTAATCcctctgtcctgagccagtgacCTTCTGTGACCTTCTGGACACGGTCTACCATGTTTTTACTGAGTGCAAGAGACTTTcaggtttcttccctctttAACATTcgattttagtctttttaatgtaacggagaaggtttttatcatgggagctgcctccAAGAGAGCAGGAAAACAAAAGTGGCAGCTCCACCACTATCTTTCTGGGGAAGCCAACATGGCCGCTTATCTATGGGAAGAAGCAAGTGGAGAACATGAAGGGACTGGAGGGCCGTGTGGCTCTGTGACATCAGGCCATGACTGCATGGAGGTTAACTTCTAGAAACACATCGGAGACCTGGACGCTTacaacgtctctctctctctctctctctctctctctgtctctgtctctctctctctctgtctctctctctctgtgagacGATGACTTTGAGGTCAGGTGTTTGTCATCGCCTCAGGCCTCGAAGCTGTTCAAATGTTAGAGGAACATCTGAATTATGAATTAATCTAATATGTTAGACCATTTAGAGCCAGGAGGCAGTTATCATCAACGAGAACCACCAAAGATAGTTTGGTTTAACAAACACTGGATGTGTAAAGTTGAATGGTGAGGTTGGCAAATAATATTCAGCTGACTCAAATCCCTAAATTAACTTTTAAATGTTCCTAGCTGAAAGTAGGTTTAACAGGAATTCAAGAGTATCTCCATTAATTTAAGTAGTTATACAATCCTTTTTAAAAGCTTAATATTTTGAAAAGAATACAAATTAGAAACAAGTCAAATTACGGCAGGAATGTCCGGAGTGAGCTGAATATTCTGATCGTTGAATGGAGGCTGTAACTGAAAGTTTGCAGAAGAAGTTCGAGTCCAAAGAAACGCTTTAACATATTTAATTCCACCGTCCAGTAAACCTAGTGACGGTCAGATCAGACCGGGGGATGAAACAAACCCCAAGTCACCTGAACTGAGTGTTCCCCACACCTTCAACAAGACTGTCTCCCAGTTGCAAGGGCTTTCTTTAATGCTGTGTTTGCTCTCATCATAAATCATATGATCCCTTTGGGATATTGACAGAGCATTGCCATGTCCACAGGGCACAGGGGTGAGtttaaaagagagaaggagcgaCCTGACAATCAGAGCGAGGAGCACCGAGGAACCAGAACACATCTGTGGTGAGCTTCTTCTCTTCACTGAAGTCTGTGAGGCTCATCATTACATTCTCCCCTCTAGGATGGAGAGAGTCATGCATGTGACTGTGGTAACTGCTGTCCTGCTGTCGGTGGGCATCCTGAACGCCGTCTCAGCCCAGTCTCACAGTAAGTAGCTCACCATCACCAACACCTCATTACACTCAAACCAATGGAGGTGCTGAGTAAAGCTCTTTTCTTCCCACAGCGGAAGAACTTCAGTCACTTTGTGATGATATCGGAAATGTTTCTTGTAGTGAGGGATGGACCCGCGTTGATGTCCAACACTGTGCTAAATACTTCCAAACTCCAAAGTCCTTCGATGAcgcacaggtaacacacacattagaCAAATATAATAATTCTAATACATCTATCCTCATCTGTTGTATGTGACGATAACGTGGTGTTGACGACTCACACTCCCATTTCTGTTGATTTCAGGAACACTGCAACAGCACCGACAGTGTGCTGGTGGCATTCAACACTCCAGAAGAGATGATGAAAGCCTCTTGTGTCACTTTACATGACAACCCTGATCTTGACTCCTTCCTGATTGGAGTCATAAGATCCGCGGTAAGCAGCAAACGTCTCATTGTGAGCCGACGGGTTGGAGAATGTGTCACATGTCATCACTGATGATCACCTCTGTGTTCTTCAGGAGAAGTCCATGGACGATGATGGATTTGATCTGGAGTTTGATCCATGGTACCCTGGTCAGACGGACGATGATGGTGGAGAAGTCAACTGCGTTGTGATGAACCCGGAAGGTAAACAACAGAGATTGATGAGCCTAATGATCACGTATCATGAAAGTGCACCTACTCATGAACAGGTGACCTCCTGTTGAGTCCCATTCTAAGGGGAGACACGCCTCTCCACACATGCCAATAATCATGAACCAATACAATGATGATGTACAACATATTAAACAGAGCCTGGGCGACAGGAATATGTATGCTATGTGTACATCCTCCAAACACAACTTAACCACCGAAGACAAACATTACCAAATATGAATATGTCTAACAAATATGGAACATGCACCACGTTTAAAGCTCTTGGGCCCTTTAGCAAAATGCTACAGTCAAACTGATTAATGCTACGTAACACCCACAACACACAGATTAACACGTAATCTTTAAACTTCTCGGACAAAGCATCAGCAACATATTACAAATACTGCATCCAGTTGAGAAATATGGATTGTCCTGTTTCTGTGTATTCTCCTCAATAA
Encoded here:
- the LOC130212250 gene encoding C-type isolectin Sp-CL4-like; the encoded protein is MERVMHVTVVTAVLLSVGILNAVSAQSHTEELQSLCDDIGNVSCSEGWTRVDVQHCAKYFQTPKSFDDAQEHCNSTDSVLVAFNTPEEMMKASCVTLHDNPDLDSFLIGVIRSAEKSMDDDGFDLEFDPWYPGQTDDDGGEVNCVVMNPEDWGLWKDDDCEDQQHFMCIQIM